From Paenibacillus graminis, a single genomic window includes:
- a CDS encoding FAD-binding protein — protein MRKQAQSKIFMLSVCLIMLLSLISGCSGNNDAEPAASGQPSASPEAAQQAADDNEVPASFKAGTYKAEADGKDGKIQVEVTLDAQSTITGIKVLNQKETAGIGVEAINKIKDEIISGQTLAIDAVSGASESSAAILTAVEDALKQAGGNVEAFKSRKIAKAGEGKTEQLSADVVVVGAGASGVSAAVSAADKGAKVIIIEKTATIGGASNLSWAGKFYNSSAAVSSGLKVSVEKEISDWIVNNHWRVDAAAIRQYVTKSGETYDWLNKKGYKTTFINFAGEQLHMLPAYETRQPTLRAMLAASVEKGGGQVITETTAKKLITGANGEVTGVVAEKADGTTLEITGKSIIMATGGYAGNKEMVKEAFGFEGVNGGLGQNIGEGLKMSWEAGAKVPDNFGGQMLHQTLARATEKLKAEYAPFEASYPLMLSYLPTLMNVGPSGARFRDEAATLTSVAAANTSAFNGAYHLVIISQAQIDALKAKGMNGVKAPSLPGMPPEFYATFADQFKLDTPWKDADKVFESMVANGDGYKGGTIEELAQSAGLDAEVFAHDFNQYQEATKTGVDTEFGKAKEYLVPMGQSGPYYAIIAEVNNLGSVGGLLVNTQFQVLNDKRVPVKGLYAVGLESEGVLFNDTYVGNGVGLGYSFTSGRLGGEDAAAGALAK, from the coding sequence ATGCGCAAGCAAGCACAGAGCAAAATATTCATGTTATCCGTGTGCCTCATCATGCTGCTGTCGCTGATCAGCGGCTGCAGCGGCAATAATGATGCTGAACCGGCAGCTTCCGGGCAGCCGTCAGCGTCGCCGGAGGCGGCTCAGCAGGCGGCGGATGACAACGAGGTACCGGCTTCTTTTAAAGCAGGAACCTATAAGGCGGAGGCCGATGGAAAAGACGGAAAAATTCAGGTGGAGGTTACCCTGGATGCCCAATCCACAATCACAGGCATCAAGGTGCTCAACCAGAAAGAGACGGCCGGAATCGGCGTTGAAGCAATTAACAAGATCAAGGATGAGATCATCTCAGGCCAGACGCTGGCAATTGATGCGGTCAGCGGGGCTTCCGAGTCCAGCGCGGCCATTCTGACTGCTGTTGAGGATGCACTGAAGCAGGCGGGCGGCAATGTAGAAGCATTCAAGTCCCGGAAGATAGCCAAAGCCGGTGAAGGCAAAACCGAGCAGCTGTCGGCGGATGTTGTCGTTGTAGGCGCAGGGGCATCCGGTGTCTCAGCGGCCGTATCGGCGGCGGACAAAGGGGCCAAGGTCATTATTATTGAGAAAACAGCCACTATTGGGGGAGCAAGCAACCTGTCCTGGGCGGGCAAATTCTATAATTCCTCGGCTGCGGTCAGCAGCGGGCTTAAGGTTAGTGTAGAAAAGGAAATCTCCGACTGGATTGTGAATAACCACTGGAGAGTGGATGCTGCGGCGATCCGCCAGTATGTAACGAAGTCGGGGGAAACCTATGACTGGCTGAACAAAAAAGGCTACAAAACCACCTTCATCAACTTTGCCGGGGAACAGCTGCATATGCTTCCGGCCTACGAAACGCGCCAGCCCACACTGCGGGCGATGCTGGCTGCTTCGGTAGAGAAGGGCGGCGGCCAAGTAATCACCGAAACGACTGCCAAGAAGCTGATTACAGGTGCAAACGGTGAGGTGACCGGTGTAGTTGCCGAGAAAGCAGACGGCACGACGCTTGAAATTACCGGTAAAAGCATTATTATGGCAACCGGCGGCTATGCAGGCAACAAAGAAATGGTCAAAGAGGCCTTCGGTTTTGAAGGTGTTAACGGGGGGCTCGGCCAGAATATCGGCGAAGGGCTGAAAATGTCCTGGGAAGCCGGAGCTAAGGTTCCTGACAACTTCGGCGGGCAGATGCTGCATCAGACCCTGGCCAGAGCCACGGAGAAGCTGAAGGCTGAATACGCGCCGTTCGAAGCCAGCTATCCGCTGATGCTTTCTTATCTGCCTACCCTGATGAATGTCGGTCCTTCAGGAGCAAGATTCAGAGACGAGGCGGCGACGCTCACCTCCGTAGCAGCTGCCAATACCAGTGCTTTTAACGGAGCGTATCATCTGGTCATTATTTCGCAGGCGCAGATCGATGCTTTGAAGGCTAAAGGAATGAACGGTGTAAAAGCGCCTTCCCTGCCGGGAATGCCGCCGGAATTCTACGCCACTTTTGCCGATCAGTTCAAGCTGGATACGCCATGGAAAGATGCGGATAAAGTATTCGAATCCATGGTTGCCAATGGCGATGGCTACAAAGGCGGCACCATTGAAGAGCTGGCCCAGAGTGCCGGTCTGGACGCAGAGGTGTTTGCACATGATTTCAATCAATACCAGGAAGCAACAAAGACCGGGGTAGATACCGAGTTCGGCAAAGCAAAGGAATACCTGGTTCCTATGGGACAGAGCGGCCCGTACTACGCAATCATCGCCGAGGTCAACAATCTTGGATCGGTTGGGGGATTGCTGGTAAATACCCAGTTTCAGGTACTGAATGACAAACGTGTGCCGGTCAAGGGACTGTATGCGGTTGGCCTCGAATCCGAAGGCGTATTGTTCAATGACACCTATGTCGGCAACGGCGTGGGCCTGGGCTATTCGTTCACCTCCGGCCGTCTGGGCGGGGAAGATGCTGCAGCAGGGGCTTTGGCAAAATAA
- a CDS encoding MerR family transcriptional regulator: MKYSIGEFASILGVTADTLRLYEKHDIVRPMKDQHNNYRYFSDLDARNLLSSRWYRSMQIPLQDVAGLINDAPAEQVIQSIAGARQQLEEEIRRSVMLLDKINEIHAELGRIGDAFYTCRIREVPGMYRIQQTDKNQLLQKECLKQTVQAWMELLPFTFYSFRIENSENIPEAAGLEYSWGLALLEEDQRKLEVCLNESMEYIGPATCISAVIASSYEEDLGRESFQFMLDYAEAEGLAITGDIRGKILFTERMSRGNQTYLEIDIPFENNFT; encoded by the coding sequence ATGAAATATTCTATCGGAGAATTTGCCTCGATCCTGGGTGTGACGGCGGATACCTTGCGGCTCTATGAGAAGCATGATATTGTGCGCCCGATGAAGGATCAACACAATAACTACCGTTATTTCAGTGATTTGGACGCGAGAAATTTATTGTCGAGCCGGTGGTACCGGAGTATGCAAATTCCGCTTCAGGATGTAGCCGGGCTGATCAACGATGCTCCTGCGGAGCAGGTCATCCAGTCCATTGCCGGCGCACGGCAGCAGCTGGAAGAGGAGATTAGGCGCAGCGTGATGCTGCTGGACAAAATCAATGAGATCCACGCGGAGCTTGGGCGGATCGGGGATGCTTTTTATACCTGCCGGATCAGGGAGGTGCCGGGCATGTACCGTATTCAGCAGACAGACAAAAATCAGCTGCTGCAGAAAGAGTGTCTGAAACAGACGGTCCAGGCTTGGATGGAGCTGCTTCCCTTCACATTCTATTCTTTCAGAATAGAAAATTCGGAAAACATCCCGGAGGCTGCGGGGCTGGAATACAGCTGGGGGCTGGCTTTGTTGGAGGAGGATCAGCGGAAGCTGGAGGTCTGCTTGAATGAGAGTATGGAGTATATCGGGCCGGCCACCTGCATTTCCGCAGTCATTGCCAGCTCCTATGAGGAGGATCTTGGCCGGGAGTCCTTTCAGTTCATGCTGGATTATGCCGAGGCAGAGGGCCTCGCCATCACCGGTGATATCCGCGGCAAGATTCTATTCACCGAACGAATGAGCAGAGGCAACCAAACCTATCTGGAGATCGACATTCCGTTTGAGAATAATTTCACATAA
- a CDS encoding UvrB/UvrC motif-containing protein: MNLAEKVAGLPLSPGVYLMKDSLGHVIYVGKAKQLKKRVQSYFYNAKGHSPKVKQLVRNIRDLDYKLTDTEFEAFMLECQLIKEIKPMYNKKMKNPLAYSYIVIRTDTAYRQLTVTYDPAEYGDSLYFGPYTSRSTVERAVQGIKESQRILCSTPHAKNAFCLNHSLGICIGMCGGGEALERYEEIIHSVAGLLDGNDPRILDELQQRMNLAAENFEFETAAKYRDYCTAVRSLLQKERVIGFTEQNKNIVVLEPMQEQVFKLILIRGSEILDRARLDAGQMSSEQLCGIIQSAIKDSFSKPPHGEPGEISRHKLDEAQIIYSYLAGNSGSYSVISQEWLEAEDGAAVAEAVRELLKGYFEVAPS; the protein is encoded by the coding sequence ATGAATTTGGCGGAGAAGGTGGCGGGCCTTCCTTTATCTCCCGGGGTCTACCTGATGAAAGACAGTCTGGGCCATGTCATCTATGTCGGCAAAGCCAAACAGCTGAAGAAGCGGGTCCAGTCCTACTTTTACAATGCCAAGGGCCATTCCCCTAAAGTGAAGCAGCTGGTCAGAAACATCCGGGACCTCGATTACAAGCTGACCGATACGGAGTTTGAAGCCTTCATGCTGGAGTGCCAGCTGATTAAAGAAATCAAGCCGATGTATAATAAAAAAATGAAAAACCCGCTTGCCTATAGCTATATCGTTATTCGTACGGATACTGCCTACCGGCAGCTGACGGTGACCTATGACCCGGCGGAGTATGGGGACAGCCTGTATTTCGGCCCTTATACCAGCAGAAGCACGGTAGAGCGGGCGGTGCAGGGAATCAAGGAAAGCCAGAGAATCCTTTGCAGCACACCCCATGCCAAAAACGCGTTTTGTCTTAATCACTCGCTTGGTATATGCATCGGTATGTGCGGGGGCGGAGAGGCGCTGGAGCGGTACGAAGAGATTATACACAGCGTGGCCGGTCTGCTGGACGGGAATGATCCCCGTATTCTGGATGAGCTTCAGCAGCGGATGAATCTGGCAGCAGAGAATTTCGAATTCGAAACAGCCGCCAAATACCGCGATTATTGCACCGCCGTCCGCTCCCTGCTGCAGAAGGAGAGGGTGATCGGCTTCACCGAGCAGAACAAAAATATCGTAGTGCTGGAGCCGATGCAGGAGCAGGTGTTCAAGCTGATCCTGATCCGGGGCAGCGAGATTCTGGACCGCGCCAGGCTGGACGCCGGGCAGATGAGCTCAGAGCAATTGTGCGGAATCATACAGTCCGCCATCAAGGACAGCTTCAGCAAACCTCCGCACGGAGAGCCGGGTGAAATCAGCCGCCATAAGCTGGATGAAGCCCAGATCATATACAGCTATCTGGCGGGCAACTCCGGAAGCTATTCTGTGATTTCTCAGGAATGGCTGGAGGCAGAGGACGGTGCGGCAGTTGCTGAAGCGGTCCGCGAGCTGCTGAAAGGCTATTTCGAAGTCGCGCCAAGCTAA
- a CDS encoding SDR family oxidoreductase has translation MKIALTGATGHFGSIVAETLLKSVAAGNLVVSVRNPEKADNLSARGVEVRHGDFDQPETLDTAFAGVDRLLIVSADGDNDTRIRQHKAAVDAAVHAGVGFIVYTSVGHADSSPLFLAPVHRATEEFIRESGIPYSFLRNNWYLENEVGSIQAVQAGAPWLTSAGDGKVGWATRRDYAEAAAAVLTGDGHENTVYELSGTPATQAELAAVVGELLGKEVPVQQVDDAAYADTMAKAGVPEAALPIVVAIQQAIREGALDITSSDFAKLLQRPLTPLSEGVKDLLGK, from the coding sequence ATGAAGATTGCATTAACAGGAGCCACCGGACACTTCGGTTCCATCGTGGCCGAAACTTTATTGAAGTCGGTAGCGGCAGGAAACCTGGTAGTCAGCGTCAGAAACCCGGAAAAAGCGGACAACCTCAGCGCACGCGGAGTAGAGGTCCGTCATGGTGATTTTGACCAGCCGGAGACTTTGGATACGGCGTTTGCCGGTGTGGACCGGCTGCTGATCGTATCGGCTGACGGGGACAACGACACCCGGATCCGCCAGCACAAAGCTGCCGTCGATGCCGCAGTGCATGCGGGAGTCGGCTTCATCGTCTATACCAGTGTCGGCCATGCCGACAGCAGCCCGCTATTCCTGGCACCGGTTCACCGTGCTACCGAAGAGTTCATCCGTGAATCCGGAATTCCGTACTCCTTCCTGCGCAATAACTGGTATCTGGAGAATGAGGTTGGCTCCATTCAGGCGGTTCAGGCCGGAGCGCCATGGCTGACCTCGGCTGGCGACGGCAAGGTGGGCTGGGCAACACGCCGTGATTACGCAGAAGCGGCAGCAGCTGTATTGACAGGCGACGGCCATGAGAATACCGTATACGAATTGTCAGGTACACCTGCAACACAAGCCGAGCTGGCAGCAGTTGTCGGCGAGCTGCTGGGCAAGGAAGTTCCGGTTCAGCAGGTAGATGATGCCGCTTATGCCGATACTATGGCAAAAGCAGGCGTACCGGAAGCGGCACTCCCGATTGTAGTCGCTATTCAACAAGCGATCCGCGAGGGCGCACTCGACATCACCAGCAGCGATTTCGCGAAGCTCCTGCAGCGCCCGCTTACACCGCTCAGTGAAGGTGTAAAGGATTTGCTCGGGAAATAA
- the nudC gene encoding NAD(+) diphosphatase has product MSKPRASIYKRYIPAVTPPPEFSGSAYWLIFHSGKLLVTETAGITGIPLLPALEQLSMVPLRTLYLGTFEQLPCYAAQVLEETPEPEGMAFRPLRSLYESLDEDLFHLAGKGIQMLAWDETHQFCGRCGTATVLAQTEHSRSCPACGLVSYPRIAPAVITAILKDNRILLAHSPHFVNNMYGLIAGFVEPGETLEDCVQRETMEEVGIKVKNIRYFASQQWPFPHSLMVGFLAEYESGEITVDGEELDHADWFELDRLPVIPSPVSIARKLIDWVVEHHS; this is encoded by the coding sequence ATGTCTAAACCAAGAGCAAGCATTTATAAGCGATATATCCCTGCCGTCACTCCCCCGCCGGAGTTCAGCGGCTCTGCCTACTGGCTGATCTTCCATTCCGGCAAGCTGCTGGTTACCGAAACCGCCGGGATTACAGGCATTCCGCTCCTGCCTGCGCTTGAGCAGCTATCCATGGTTCCCTTAAGAACCCTGTATCTGGGGACGTTCGAACAGCTCCCCTGCTATGCCGCACAGGTCCTGGAAGAAACCCCTGAGCCTGAAGGGATGGCCTTCCGCCCGCTGCGTTCCTTGTACGAATCTCTGGATGAAGATCTGTTCCATCTCGCCGGCAAGGGCATTCAAATGCTGGCCTGGGATGAAACCCACCAGTTCTGCGGCAGATGCGGGACCGCCACCGTGCTGGCGCAGACCGAGCACTCACGCAGTTGTCCGGCCTGCGGACTGGTCAGCTATCCCCGGATTGCCCCGGCGGTCATTACCGCGATTCTTAAGGACAACCGGATTCTGCTCGCACACTCCCCGCATTTTGTGAACAATATGTACGGGCTGATTGCCGGATTCGTGGAGCCGGGTGAAACGCTGGAGGACTGTGTACAGCGTGAGACGATGGAGGAAGTCGGCATCAAGGTGAAGAATATCCGCTATTTCGCCAGCCAGCAGTGGCCTTTTCCCCACTCTCTAATGGTAGGCTTTCTGGCCGAATATGAGAGCGGAGAAATTACCGTGGACGGTGAAGAGCTGGATCATGCCGACTGGTTCGAGCTGGACCGCCTGCCTGTCATTCCGTCCCCTGTCAGTATTGCCCGCAAACTGATCGACTGGGTGGTCGAACACCATTCCTGA
- a CDS encoding NAD(P)H-dependent oxidoreductase, whose translation MNTLVIYIHPNHQSLNYAFLQEVLRGSRENAKVAEIQVLDLYDEGFDPVLVFNEHKRRRDMHTDPALAKYREQLMWADKIVLVYPIWWGRPPAMLMGYIDQMFASGFAYRDKGGLLPEGLLKGKSVVCISTMQGPTHYPLLMLHNAHKVLMRKALFNFVGIRKVKFFEFGSMESKRGKHARKLERIYQYFKTAS comes from the coding sequence ATGAATACATTGGTTATCTATATCCATCCGAATCATCAGAGTCTAAACTATGCCTTTTTGCAGGAGGTGCTTCGGGGGAGCCGGGAAAATGCGAAGGTGGCGGAGATTCAGGTGCTTGATTTGTATGACGAGGGATTTGATCCGGTACTGGTATTTAATGAGCATAAGCGCAGACGGGATATGCACACGGATCCCGCACTGGCTAAATACAGGGAACAGCTGATGTGGGCTGATAAAATCGTACTGGTCTACCCGATCTGGTGGGGACGGCCGCCGGCTATGCTCATGGGGTATATTGACCAGATGTTTGCCTCGGGGTTCGCATACCGGGATAAGGGCGGGCTGCTGCCGGAAGGGCTGCTGAAAGGGAAGTCGGTAGTGTGCATTTCCACTATGCAGGGTCCAACCCACTATCCGCTGCTGATGCTGCATAATGCGCACAAGGTGTTAATGCGCAAGGCGCTGTTCAACTTTGTGGGCATCCGCAAGGTTAAGTTCTTTGAGTTCGGCAGCATGGAGAGCAAGCGGGGCAAGCACGCCCGGAAGCTGGAGCGGATCTACCAATATTTTAAGACAGCCAGTTAG
- a CDS encoding MarR family winged helix-turn-helix transcriptional regulator → MDKELFQKFVAFTTAVHQITSDISKDIKAEALTPLQYKILEYIAVSQPVTLSEISDCMHMSMPNTSRELKKLSAKQLCDKITDPADRRKQGITLSPAGEAMINEAFQHIAIRFTERIGDLTEEQRKEIERALDLLQEKVFY, encoded by the coding sequence ATGGACAAAGAATTATTTCAGAAATTTGTAGCTTTTACGACTGCCGTCCATCAAATTACAAGTGATATCAGCAAAGATATCAAAGCCGAAGCACTGACCCCCCTTCAATATAAAATTCTCGAATATATCGCCGTCAGCCAGCCCGTCACTCTCAGCGAGATCAGCGATTGCATGCATATGTCGATGCCGAACACCAGCCGTGAGCTGAAGAAGCTCAGCGCAAAGCAGCTATGCGACAAAATCACCGATCCCGCAGACCGCCGCAAGCAGGGGATTACCCTCTCCCCCGCAGGAGAGGCCATGATAAACGAAGCATTCCAGCATATCGCTATCCGGTTCACTGAACGGATCGGGGATTTAACAGAAGAGCAGCGCAAAGAGATCGAGCGGGCGCTCGATCTGCTGCAGGAAAAGGTATTTTACTGA
- a CDS encoding DHA2 family efflux MFS transporter permease subunit — MEKIPKGTILIMAILIIGSMVGLLNQSSLNTALPNIMGDFGLSTSTAQWLTTAFALVTGIVVPITAFLIQRFTTKQVFVFSMGMLTAGTLLCAVSPNFGLLLTGRMVQAVGVGIMLPLVQTLTFILIPVAKRGFTMGMIGLAINFAPAIGPVLNGWLVENHSWRLLFYALFPCALLVTIVGLFFVKNVTPQVKGKIDALSMTLSSLGFGGVLYGFSVSGSKGWGSTEVLISLGIGFIALGLFVWRQLTMENPLLELRVFTSPAFTMATVISMILMIIMLSAQLLLPLYMQTMLGYSALKSGLMLLPGAILICIMSPVAGKLFDKLGARMLVITGLSLTVVSALLFTNLTENTSYAFLMIGYSLRMIGVSLTLLPVITSGMNSLAPDLIRHGIPVNTTLRTVAGSIGTALLVTIMTNSGGGLGQTSDVHSLIHGMNVASMVTTGSAVIALILAFFIKRKEAPVESLVNSIPVK; from the coding sequence ATGGAGAAAATACCAAAGGGAACGATTCTAATCATGGCCATTTTAATTATCGGGTCTATGGTGGGACTGCTGAATCAATCCTCACTCAATACGGCACTCCCGAACATTATGGGGGATTTCGGGCTATCAACGAGTACAGCCCAATGGCTTACAACGGCTTTTGCACTGGTTACCGGCATTGTTGTCCCGATTACAGCTTTTCTCATTCAGAGATTCACAACCAAACAAGTATTTGTCTTTTCCATGGGAATGCTTACTGCTGGAACACTCCTGTGCGCGGTTTCCCCTAACTTCGGGCTGCTGCTCACCGGAAGAATGGTGCAGGCGGTTGGAGTGGGGATCATGCTTCCCTTGGTGCAGACGCTGACCTTTATCCTGATCCCGGTTGCCAAACGGGGGTTCACGATGGGAATGATTGGGCTTGCTATTAATTTTGCTCCCGCCATCGGACCTGTGCTGAACGGCTGGCTTGTAGAGAATCATTCCTGGCGCTTGTTATTCTATGCTCTGTTTCCTTGCGCTCTATTGGTTACCATCGTTGGATTATTTTTCGTTAAGAATGTTACCCCGCAGGTGAAGGGAAAAATAGATGCGTTATCCATGACGCTGTCGTCTCTTGGATTTGGCGGCGTATTGTATGGATTTAGCGTCTCCGGCAGCAAAGGGTGGGGAAGCACGGAAGTTCTGATTTCTTTGGGCATCGGGTTCATTGCACTTGGCCTGTTCGTATGGCGGCAATTGACCATGGAGAATCCCCTGCTGGAATTAAGAGTATTCACAAGTCCCGCTTTCACTATGGCTACAGTAATCAGTATGATCCTGATGATTATCATGCTGAGCGCCCAGCTGCTGCTGCCTCTCTATATGCAGACGATGCTTGGTTATTCAGCGCTCAAATCAGGTCTCATGCTGCTGCCCGGTGCGATTCTCATATGCATCATGTCTCCTGTAGCCGGGAAGCTTTTCGATAAATTGGGTGCCCGGATGCTGGTCATCACAGGGCTAAGCTTAACGGTAGTCTCCGCCCTGCTGTTCACTAATTTAACGGAAAATACCTCTTATGCCTTCTTGATGATCGGTTATTCCCTGCGGATGATTGGAGTCAGTCTGACCCTGCTGCCGGTCATAACCAGCGGTATGAATTCACTGGCCCCCGACCTGATCCGGCATGGGATCCCCGTTAACACGACTCTGCGGACAGTAGCCGGTTCCATTGGAACAGCGCTGCTTGTAACCATAATGACCAATAGCGGTGGCGGGCTGGGACAAACGAGTGATGTCCACAGCTTGATACACGGGATGAATGTGGCTTCAATGGTAACCACCGGGAGTGCAGTTATCGCGCTGATCCTGGCCTTCTTTATCAAACGCAAGGAAGCTCCAGTTGAGAGTCTGGTGAACAGTATTCCGGTAAAATGA
- a CDS encoding ATP-binding cassette domain-containing protein: MIQTEGLTKHFGSNHAVNGLSLEVDQGEIYGFLGLNGAGKTTTIRMLLGMIRPDSGSSYVFGERVDAGRHKLWASVGAVICLLWGLFCLPL, translated from the coding sequence ATGATTCAGACAGAAGGATTGACCAAGCATTTTGGGAGCAACCATGCTGTGAATGGACTATCGCTGGAGGTGGACCAAGGGGAAATCTACGGATTTCTGGGGCTGAACGGAGCAGGTAAAACGACAACCATCCGTATGCTGCTGGGTATGATCCGGCCGGATTCCGGGTCCTCATATGTGTTCGGAGAGCGGGTCGATGCCGGCAGACATAAACTGTGGGCCAGTGTAGGCGCGGTTATCTGTCTCCTTTGGGGTTTGTTCTGCTTACCATTGTGA
- a CDS encoding TetR/AcrR family transcriptional regulator: MEVGIIVSAEGKRSSKIYDAARTKGIILDAAEKIFAELGYSAARIDGIAKASGYNKSLIYQYFGDKLGLYTEVVKRADQIGEQITGSFITELMRNENLVTDPAAFKSFLEAMTREMVLFLMEHPSYLKILFWEAAEDWKTWNQITYRPDDGTQLNDLAIAAKKSGILRQDLDPELFPILIMNVTTTTLQSISRYEHLLDKKDSPQQKEQLIEQISKFIIHGVMEPSLL, from the coding sequence ATGGAGGTGGGAATTATAGTATCAGCAGAGGGCAAACGAAGTTCGAAAATTTACGATGCCGCCCGAACCAAAGGGATTATCCTTGACGCCGCCGAGAAGATATTTGCCGAGCTTGGCTATTCGGCAGCACGGATTGATGGGATTGCGAAGGCGTCCGGGTACAATAAAAGCTTGATCTATCAGTATTTTGGCGACAAATTGGGTCTTTATACGGAAGTGGTCAAACGCGCGGATCAGATTGGCGAACAAATTACAGGCTCGTTTATTACCGAATTAATGAGGAACGAGAATCTTGTAACAGACCCTGCGGCGTTTAAGAGCTTTTTGGAGGCAATGACCCGGGAAATGGTATTATTCCTCATGGAGCATCCGAGCTATCTGAAAATTCTATTCTGGGAAGCCGCCGAGGATTGGAAGACATGGAATCAAATCACCTACCGTCCGGACGATGGCACCCAGTTAAACGATTTGGCCATAGCCGCCAAGAAGAGCGGAATCCTCCGGCAGGATTTGGACCCGGAGCTGTTTCCCATTCTGATTATGAATGTGACCACAACTACCCTGCAATCCATCTCGCGGTATGAACATTTGTTGGATAAAAAGGACTCGCCGCAGCAGAAAGAGCAGTTAATTGAACAGATTAGTAAGTTTATCATCCATGGTGTGATGGAGCCGTCTTTGCTGTAG
- a CDS encoding zinc ribbon domain-containing protein YjdM, translating to MNELPNCPQCSSEYTYEDGTLLVCPECGHEWAQGTEHASTEESKVVRDANGNILNDGDSVTVIKDLKVKGSSSVLKIGTKVKNIRLVEGDHDIDCKIDGFGAMKLKSEFVRKV from the coding sequence ATGAATGAATTGCCAAACTGCCCGCAGTGCAGCTCGGAGTACACGTACGAGGACGGGACGCTTCTGGTTTGCCCGGAATGCGGGCATGAGTGGGCGCAAGGTACAGAGCATGCAAGCACTGAGGAGAGCAAGGTAGTCCGGGATGCCAACGGCAATATTTTGAACGATGGAGATTCGGTTACTGTCATCAAAGACCTTAAGGTCAAAGGAAGCTCCTCTGTACTGAAAATTGGCACCAAAGTGAAGAACATCAGGCTGGTCGAAGGCGATCATGATATTGATTGCAAAATCGACGGTTTTGGAGCCATGAAGCTCAAATCTGAATTTGTCAGAAAAGTATAA
- a CDS encoding GNAT family N-acetyltransferase has protein sequence MLLIKENGRHIGIITYLPSHPGDKHSWIGLFILHHGRAGQGIGSIALNALERRLRQENVTQVRLAVQIENLIGAAFWQKNGYVIIKSTKDQRGNEVDVYEKPLL, from the coding sequence ATGCTGCTCATCAAGGAAAATGGCAGGCACATTGGCATCATTACCTATCTGCCCAGCCATCCTGGTGACAAACATTCCTGGATCGGTCTTTTTATTCTCCATCACGGCCGGGCTGGGCAGGGGATTGGTTCAATTGCTTTGAATGCTCTAGAGCGGAGATTGAGACAGGAAAATGTAACGCAAGTCAGACTGGCCGTTCAGATAGAGAACCTGATTGGCGCAGCTTTTTGGCAGAAGAACGGTTATGTCATCATCAAAAGCACCAAAGATCAGCGCGGCAATGAGGTTGATGTGTACGAAAAACCGCTCCTGTGA